From Acidobacteriota bacterium, one genomic window encodes:
- a CDS encoding acyl-CoA dehydrogenase family protein → MNGFGWTSEHEAFRKAVRSFLVKEVAPHAEEWEAAGRIPREIYLRMGDLGFLGITAPEEYGGAGADVLMAVAFLEELPRSRMGGFCASVSVQQFMATAHIAAAGSQALKRRYWEPSIRGAKVGALAITEPDAGSDVASLRTRAVREGDAYVVNGAKTFITNGVSGDFYTMAVRTGGEGAEGLSLLVVDADTPGVSVSRRLKKMGWHASDTAELAFQDARVPAENLVGEEGRGFELIVGAFALERLCAAAIAVGSADLALEETLAYMKSRTAFGRPLTRFQALTHRLADLAAQLEAARRLTYHCAGLVGEGRPAVTEAAMAKLVATELSVRMADACLQCYGGYGFMEEYPLARFFRDARAATLAGGTSEIMREIVARSLLERAGAQERKAAPTAPSSQRREPTMEPSENPAAQTPSAAEPWTVERIARSLPGRLRADKAEGWKSTFHYRLKNSEHPDWTVRIENGACTVEEGLAGSPDCIVEMKEETFLAIETGKMNPQTAFLMGRVRVTNLTEMMQFIKAFRPLEG, encoded by the coding sequence ATGAACGGCTTCGGTTGGACCTCCGAACACGAGGCCTTCCGGAAGGCCGTGCGGTCCTTCCTGGTGAAGGAGGTGGCCCCCCACGCCGAGGAATGGGAGGCGGCGGGCCGCATCCCCCGGGAGATCTATCTCCGGATGGGAGACCTCGGCTTCCTGGGCATCACGGCTCCCGAGGAATACGGCGGGGCGGGCGCGGATGTCCTCATGGCCGTGGCCTTTCTGGAGGAACTGCCGCGCTCGCGGATGGGGGGATTCTGCGCCTCCGTGTCCGTCCAGCAGTTCATGGCCACCGCCCACATCGCCGCGGCGGGGAGCCAGGCCCTCAAGAGGCGCTACTGGGAGCCCTCCATCCGGGGGGCCAAGGTGGGCGCTCTGGCCATCACCGAGCCCGACGCGGGCTCCGACGTGGCTTCCCTCCGGACCCGGGCGGTCCGGGAGGGGGACGCCTACGTGGTGAACGGCGCCAAGACCTTCATCACGAACGGAGTCTCGGGCGATTTCTACACAATGGCCGTCCGCACCGGGGGAGAGGGAGCCGAGGGCCTGAGCCTTCTCGTGGTGGATGCCGACACGCCTGGGGTCTCCGTCTCGCGCCGATTGAAGAAGATGGGCTGGCACGCCTCCGACACGGCGGAGCTGGCCTTCCAGGACGCGCGGGTGCCGGCCGAAAACCTCGTGGGAGAGGAAGGCCGGGGCTTCGAGCTCATCGTCGGGGCCTTCGCCCTGGAGCGCCTGTGCGCCGCCGCCATCGCGGTAGGGAGCGCGGACCTCGCCCTGGAGGAGACGCTCGCCTACATGAAGAGCCGCACCGCCTTCGGGCGCCCGCTGACCCGCTTTCAGGCCCTCACCCACCGGTTGGCGGACCTCGCCGCCCAGCTCGAAGCGGCCCGCCGCCTCACCTACCACTGCGCCGGCCTCGTCGGAGAGGGCCGCCCCGCCGTCACCGAGGCGGCCATGGCCAAGCTGGTGGCCACCGAACTCTCCGTCCGAATGGCGGACGCCTGCCTCCAGTGCTACGGGGGCTACGGGTTCATGGAAGAGTACCCGCTGGCGCGCTTTTTCCGGGACGCCCGAGCCGCCACCCTCGCGGGAGGAACCTCCGAAATCATGCGCGAAATCGTCGCCCGATCGCTCCTCGAACGCGCAGGGGCCCAGGAGCGCAAGGCGGCCCCGACCGCCCCGTCTTCCCAAAGGAGAGAGCCCACCATGGAACCTTCCGAGAATCCCGCCGCCCAGACGCCGTCCGCCGCCGAACCCTGGACCGTGGAGCGCATCGCCAGGTCCCTGCCCGGGCGGCTGCGCGCCGACAAGGCCGAAGGCTGGAAGAGCACCTTCCACTACCGGCTGAAGAACTCCGAGCATCCCGATTGGACCGTGCGCATCGAAAACGGCGCGTGCACGGTGGAGGAGGGCCTCGCGGGTTCCCCGGACTGCATTGTGGAGATGAAGGAGGAGACCTTCCTCGCCATCGAGACCGGGAAGATGAACCCGCAGACGGCCTTCCTCATGGGCCGGGTGCGCGTCACCAACCTGACGGAGATGATGCAGTTCATCAAGGCCTTCCGGCCCCTCGAAGGGTGA
- a CDS encoding CaiB/BaiF CoA-transferase family protein: MEGPLTGTVIVDASRMLPGAVLDRLALDLGATVAKVEDPTAGDPLRHAPPLDPESGVGAAFASLCRGAESVCLDLREEAGAASLRRMCRHADVLVESFRPGTMEGWGLGWERMMAVNPGLIYLSMSGYGHTGPDRDAVGHDLNFTASSGLLSLFPPGMPRLPVSDIAGGVLGLTALLAALLERSRTGRGRFLDQPLSAASAPFLAWPLADLAAGGGGLGEDMLSGRCPAYRLYAGSDGREIAVCCLEPKFWDAFLKEVGLPDLAGAALERGEVGAAAAARIAQAIARRPAAWWTERFRVLGLPVSPVRDLEAVRSLALAGGAGVGFPFPALLASYGRPGAGPVPRLGEHTARWTGG; this comes from the coding sequence ATGGAAGGACCCCTGACGGGGACCGTGATCGTGGACGCCTCGCGCATGCTTCCCGGGGCCGTCCTCGACCGCCTGGCCCTGGATTTGGGCGCCACCGTGGCCAAGGTGGAGGACCCCACCGCGGGGGACCCTCTCCGCCACGCTCCGCCCCTGGACCCGGAAAGCGGCGTCGGGGCGGCCTTCGCCTCCCTGTGCCGGGGGGCCGAGTCCGTCTGCCTGGACCTGCGGGAGGAGGCGGGAGCCGCGTCCCTGAGGAGGATGTGCCGCCACGCCGACGTCCTCGTGGAGAGCTTCCGGCCGGGAACGATGGAGGGGTGGGGCCTGGGCTGGGAGAGGATGATGGCCGTGAACCCGGGCCTCATCTACCTCTCCATGTCGGGCTACGGCCACACGGGCCCCGACCGGGATGCCGTGGGCCACGACCTGAACTTCACCGCCTCCTCGGGACTCCTTTCCCTTTTCCCTCCGGGAATGCCCCGGCTGCCCGTTTCGGACATAGCGGGCGGGGTCCTGGGGCTCACGGCGCTCCTGGCGGCGCTCCTGGAACGAAGCCGCACGGGCAGGGGGCGCTTTCTGGACCAGCCCCTCTCGGCCGCCTCGGCGCCCTTTCTGGCCTGGCCCTTGGCGGACCTCGCGGCGGGAGGCGGAGGCCTCGGCGAGGACATGCTTTCGGGCCGGTGTCCCGCGTACCGGCTCTACGCCGGCTCCGACGGGCGGGAGATCGCGGTCTGCTGCCTGGAGCCCAAATTCTGGGACGCCTTCCTCAAGGAGGTGGGCCTTCCCGATCTCGCGGGCGCCGCCCTGGAGCGGGGGGAAGTCGGCGCGGCCGCCGCCGCGCGCATCGCGCAGGCCATCGCGCGAAGGCCTGCCGCATGGTGGACCGAGCGCTTCCGCGTTCTCGGGCTTCCCGTTTCTCCGGTGCGGGACCTGGAGGCCGTGCGGTCCCTCGCCCTGGCGGGGGGCGCCGGGGTAGGCTTCCCGTTTCCTGCGCTCCTCGCGTCTTACGGACGCCCCGGCGCGGGGCCCGTTCCCCGGCTGGGCGAGCATACGGCGAGGTGGACCGGCGGCTGA
- a CDS encoding DUF362 domain-containing protein — MNDRRRFLKTTAGAAAALAASAAAPSLLAAASPHPDLAVAHGGSPEKTTRAAVDALGGMRRFVSKGDIVVVKPNIGWDRTPEQAANTNPLVVATLVALCLEAGAKKVKVFDRTCNDPRRCYEQSGIAPLARRAGAEVSFVDDRRFKEVTIRGEALQTWPLYQDLLEADKVINVPIAKHHGLSGLTLGLKNWMGIMGGSRGRIHQNIHPSLVDLAGVIKPCLTVLDAMRVLTAHGPQGGSLDDVKSLDTVAAGTDVVAVDAFGATLMGRVPSEIGYIANAARRGLGTMDLSKVSMKRVDL; from the coding sequence ATGAACGACCGAAGACGATTCCTGAAGACCACGGCGGGCGCCGCCGCCGCCCTGGCGGCCTCGGCCGCCGCGCCGAGTCTCCTCGCCGCCGCTTCGCCCCATCCGGACCTCGCCGTGGCCCATGGAGGCTCTCCCGAAAAGACGACGCGCGCCGCCGTGGATGCTCTCGGAGGCATGCGGAGGTTCGTCTCCAAGGGCGACATCGTGGTGGTCAAACCCAATATCGGGTGGGACCGAACCCCCGAGCAGGCGGCCAACACGAATCCCCTGGTCGTGGCCACGCTCGTCGCCCTCTGCCTGGAGGCGGGCGCGAAGAAGGTCAAGGTTTTCGACCGCACGTGCAACGACCCGCGCCGCTGTTACGAGCAAAGCGGCATCGCCCCCCTCGCGCGGAGGGCCGGCGCCGAGGTCTCCTTCGTGGACGACCGCCGCTTCAAAGAGGTGACGATCCGCGGCGAGGCCCTCCAGACCTGGCCCCTCTACCAGGACCTTCTGGAGGCGGACAAGGTCATCAACGTCCCCATCGCCAAACACCACGGCCTGTCCGGCCTCACTCTCGGGCTGAAGAACTGGATGGGGATCATGGGCGGCTCCCGGGGGCGGATCCATCAGAACATCCATCCGTCCCTCGTGGACCTCGCCGGAGTGATCAAGCCCTGCCTGACGGTCCTCGACGCGATGCGCGTCCTCACCGCCCACGGACCCCAGGGGGGCAGCCTGGATGACGTGAAGTCCCTCGACACCGTGGCGGCCGGCACGGACGTCGTGGCGGTGGATGCCTTCGGGGCGACGCTCATGGGGCGGGTACCGTCGGAGATCGGCTACATCGCCAACGCGGCGCGCCGCGGCCTGGGCACCATGGACCTATCCAAGGTGTCCATGAAGCGCGTGGACCTCTGA
- a CDS encoding STAS domain-containing protein, with the protein MADLKWKRYTEGSAVVLALSGPISMGGGDKTLRDLIQDLLAEGKSRIVIDLAAVPGMDSTGLGELVAAYTTARNRGSVLKLANLTRKVRDLLVITKLTSVFESYDSVAEAAGSFEK; encoded by the coding sequence ATGGCCGACCTGAAGTGGAAGCGGTACACGGAAGGCAGCGCCGTGGTCCTGGCCCTGAGCGGCCCCATCAGCATGGGCGGCGGAGACAAGACCCTGCGCGACCTCATTCAGGACCTCCTCGCCGAAGGAAAGTCCCGCATCGTCATCGATCTGGCGGCCGTCCCGGGCATGGACTCCACGGGACTCGGCGAACTCGTGGCGGCCTACACCACGGCGCGCAACCGGGGGTCCGTCTTGAAACTGGCCAACCTCACGCGCAAGGTCAGGGACCTTCTGGTCATCACCAAGCTCACCAGCGTCTTCGAATCCTACGACTCCGTCGCCGAGGCGGCGGGCTCCTTCGAAAAGTGA
- a CDS encoding carbon starvation protein A, whose product MNSFPIMVGALCVLALGYRYYSAFLAAKALALDPSREMPSHRFEDGHNYVPMNKWVLFGHHFAAIAGAGPLVGPVLAAQFGWAPGLLWLLAGSVLAGCVHDFTILVASVRHNGRSLPEIARAEIGPVAAFTAGIAVLFIVVVALAGLGLVVVNALAASPWGTFTIAMTIPIAVVMGLYMFKVRPGAIKGPSLAGVAALVLCVILGKYVAASSFAGAFTFSHHQLTILLALYGFAASVLPVWLLLAPRDYLSSYMKVGTIFALIAGVLIVRPDLHFEAFTRFVSGGGPIIPGKLFPFMFVTIACGAISGFHSLVSSGTTPKMVDKETDTRFIGYGAMLMESLVGVVALIAACSLHPGDYYAINLSPEAFQALGLDTVDLGRLNAEVGEDVTGRAGGAVTLAVGMAEIFGAIPGLRPFMAIWYHFAIMFEALFILTTIDAGTRVARFLLQEFLGNYYKPMGNPSWLPGNVATTTVICAAWGYFIYTGSVQTIWPMLGTANQLLATVALAIGTTFLVNMGKSRYAWATAVPMVFVAVTTLTAGALGIVNIYLPLARKAGKAFQGYLQASLTAIMMVLVVVILADALRRCIATLRGRPIPPKAFGPAPVREGVPQRCC is encoded by the coding sequence ATGAACTCGTTTCCCATCATGGTGGGCGCCCTGTGCGTCCTGGCGCTGGGGTACAGGTACTACAGCGCCTTCCTCGCGGCCAAGGCCCTCGCCCTGGATCCGAGCCGGGAGATGCCTTCGCACCGGTTCGAGGACGGCCACAACTACGTCCCCATGAACAAATGGGTCCTCTTCGGCCACCATTTCGCGGCCATCGCGGGCGCGGGCCCCCTCGTGGGCCCCGTCCTCGCCGCCCAGTTCGGCTGGGCGCCCGGGCTTCTCTGGCTCCTCGCCGGGTCCGTCCTCGCGGGGTGCGTCCACGACTTCACGATCCTCGTGGCCTCGGTCCGGCACAACGGCCGTTCCCTGCCGGAAATCGCCCGCGCAGAGATCGGGCCCGTGGCGGCCTTCACCGCCGGCATCGCCGTGCTCTTCATCGTCGTCGTGGCCCTGGCGGGGCTCGGCCTGGTGGTCGTCAACGCCCTGGCCGCCTCCCCCTGGGGCACCTTCACCATCGCCATGACGATCCCCATCGCCGTCGTGATGGGGCTCTACATGTTCAAGGTCCGGCCCGGAGCCATCAAGGGGCCCTCCCTCGCGGGCGTGGCGGCCTTGGTCCTCTGCGTCATCCTGGGAAAATACGTGGCGGCCTCCTCGTTCGCGGGGGCCTTCACCTTCAGCCACCATCAGCTGACCATCCTCCTGGCCCTCTACGGATTCGCCGCCTCGGTTCTGCCCGTCTGGCTCCTCCTGGCCCCGCGGGATTACCTCTCCTCCTACATGAAGGTGGGCACCATCTTCGCCCTCATCGCCGGCGTGCTCATCGTCCGGCCCGACCTGCACTTCGAGGCCTTCACCCGCTTCGTCTCCGGCGGCGGCCCCATCATCCCCGGGAAGCTCTTCCCCTTCATGTTCGTGACCATCGCCTGCGGAGCCATTTCGGGCTTCCATTCCCTCGTCTCCTCGGGAACCACTCCCAAGATGGTGGACAAGGAAACCGACACGCGCTTCATCGGCTACGGGGCCATGCTCATGGAGAGCCTCGTGGGCGTGGTGGCCCTCATCGCCGCCTGCTCGCTCCATCCCGGAGACTACTACGCCATCAATCTCTCCCCGGAGGCCTTTCAGGCCCTTGGCCTCGACACGGTGGACCTGGGCAGGCTCAACGCCGAGGTCGGCGAGGACGTGACGGGGCGGGCCGGAGGGGCGGTCACGCTGGCCGTGGGCATGGCGGAGATCTTCGGGGCCATTCCCGGCCTGCGGCCCTTCATGGCCATCTGGTACCACTTCGCCATCATGTTCGAGGCCCTGTTCATCCTGACGACCATCGACGCGGGCACGCGCGTGGCGCGTTTCCTCCTCCAGGAGTTCCTGGGCAATTACTACAAACCCATGGGGAACCCCTCCTGGCTCCCCGGCAACGTGGCCACCACGACGGTCATCTGCGCGGCGTGGGGCTACTTCATCTACACGGGCTCCGTTCAGACGATCTGGCCCATGTTAGGGACGGCCAACCAGCTCCTCGCCACCGTGGCCCTCGCCATCGGCACCACGTTTCTGGTGAACATGGGGAAGTCCCGGTATGCGTGGGCGACGGCGGTCCCCATGGTCTTCGTGGCCGTCACCACCCTCACGGCGGGAGCCCTGGGCATCGTGAACATCTACCTCCCCCTCGCCCGCAAGGCCGGGAAAGCCTTCCAGGGCTACCTTCAGGCCTCCCTCACGGCGATCATGATGGTCCTCGTGGTCGTGATCCTGGCCGACGCCCTGCGCCGCTGCATCGCCACTCTGAGGGGCCGCCCCATCCCCCCCAAGGCCTTCGGTCCCGCGCCCGTTCGGGAGGGCGTTCCCCAACGGTGCTGCTGA
- a CDS encoding 4Fe-4S binding protein, whose amino-acid sequence MKRQRTASGTVWARRTVQALFLLLFFFLFLQTEQKGADQLGYPVKLFLDFDPLLFLTALLSSHALVGAFWLSLATLLLTALLGRVFCGWICPLGTLNHLVGALRKWPARPRLRGWFHLKYLMLVGLLAAAAFGFQWVGVLDPLSLTVRSLALGVHPALNAGLNSLLDILYAPDGAFFRAVAEGAASFLQRTVLAFQPPRFAQGALIGAIFLGVLALNLVERRFWCRYLCPLGALLGLVGRWSLLKRTVSEGCTSCGLCDHGCQGGASTGEGQGWRPSECVACFNCGDACPTSSASFGLSEKPAPDGADLSRRRILLAAAAGAAAVPILRVAPSPRDGRPHPLLLRPPGALPEEAFLERCVKCGECMKVCTTGGLQPALLEAGLEGLWTPVLVPRIGYCEYNCTLCGQVCPTGAIEKLPRDEKVKVKIGLAAVDRSRCLPWAHGTPCIVCEEVCPTPTKAVWFEETTERTRGGAEIHLKRPRVDLDLCIGCGICEAKCPVLDRPAIYVTSTGESRNPDNQLLLQ is encoded by the coding sequence TTGAAGCGCCAAAGAACCGCGAGCGGTACCGTCTGGGCGAGGAGGACCGTCCAGGCCCTCTTCCTGCTCCTGTTCTTCTTCCTCTTCCTGCAGACGGAGCAGAAGGGGGCGGACCAACTCGGCTACCCGGTCAAGCTCTTTCTCGACTTCGATCCCCTCCTCTTCCTCACGGCCCTCCTTTCCTCCCACGCCCTCGTGGGCGCCTTCTGGCTCTCCCTCGCAACTCTTCTCCTGACGGCGCTCCTGGGGCGGGTCTTCTGCGGCTGGATCTGCCCCCTGGGGACGCTGAACCACCTCGTGGGGGCCCTCCGCAAGTGGCCCGCTCGCCCCCGGCTCCGGGGCTGGTTCCACCTCAAGTATCTGATGCTCGTGGGCCTCCTGGCCGCCGCCGCCTTCGGGTTCCAGTGGGTCGGCGTACTGGACCCCCTCTCCCTCACGGTCCGCTCTCTGGCCCTCGGCGTCCATCCGGCCCTCAACGCCGGCCTGAACTCCCTCCTGGACATCCTGTACGCCCCGGACGGGGCGTTCTTCCGGGCCGTCGCCGAAGGCGCCGCCTCGTTCCTCCAGAGGACCGTCCTCGCCTTCCAGCCGCCCCGCTTCGCCCAGGGGGCGCTGATCGGCGCGATCTTCCTCGGCGTCCTCGCGCTGAACCTCGTGGAGCGCCGGTTCTGGTGCCGCTACCTCTGCCCCCTGGGCGCCTTGCTGGGCCTCGTGGGGCGCTGGTCCTTGCTGAAGCGCACCGTGAGCGAGGGGTGCACCTCCTGCGGCCTTTGCGACCACGGGTGCCAGGGAGGGGCCAGCACGGGCGAGGGACAAGGTTGGCGTCCCTCCGAATGCGTCGCCTGTTTCAACTGCGGCGACGCCTGCCCCACCTCCTCTGCATCCTTCGGCCTCTCCGAGAAGCCCGCCCCGGACGGCGCGGACCTTTCCCGACGGCGCATCCTCCTTGCCGCCGCGGCCGGCGCCGCGGCCGTGCCGATCTTGAGAGTGGCCCCTTCCCCCCGCGACGGCCGTCCCCACCCGCTTCTCCTGCGTCCGCCCGGCGCTCTCCCCGAAGAGGCGTTCCTCGAGCGGTGCGTCAAGTGCGGAGAGTGCATGAAGGTCTGCACGACGGGAGGGCTCCAGCCCGCTCTGCTGGAGGCGGGTCTGGAGGGGCTTTGGACGCCGGTCCTCGTCCCGCGCATCGGCTACTGCGAGTACAACTGCACCCTCTGCGGACAGGTCTGCCCCACGGGGGCCATCGAGAAGCTCCCGCGCGACGAGAAGGTCAAGGTGAAAATCGGGCTGGCCGCCGTGGACCGCTCGCGGTGCCTCCCCTGGGCCCACGGCACGCCCTGCATCGTCTGCGAGGAGGTCTGCCCCACCCCCACCAAGGCCGTCTGGTTCGAGGAGACCACCGAGCGAACCCGCGGCGGCGCAGAGATCCACCTCAAGCGCCCGCGGGTGGACCTCGACCTCTGCATCGGGTGCGGCATCTGCGAGGCCAAGTGTCCCGTCCTCGACCGTCCCGCCATCTACGTCACGAGCACCGGCGAGAGCCGGAACCCGGACAACCAGTTGCTGCTTCAGTGA
- a CDS encoding PKD domain-containing protein, translated as MRATERILIAVCIGVLAGMALWAAGPVQTAGRGLWGELGDGSRVCSPFPVQANLPQNALALSPGETHTLALLEDGTVWAWGDNTYGQLGDGTTSYRPTPGAVHLLSGITKVRAGNCCSFALDPNHNLWAWGYNGSGCLGDGTTTHRYEPVQVTGLTDVRQVSAGFDHTVALDGAGTVWTWGGNAYGYLGDGTTTQRPSPAPVAGLGPALAVAAHLYTTYAVLQDGTVWAWGYNVYGALGDGTGTNRATPVQVTGLTGVTGIASAYLSAAALKADGTVWTWGMIATRNVPGQVSGLPPIASIAGGYLCFLALEADGTAWGWGNNGYGQLGRGTTTSGFTPAPASALGTASSLAAFGKTVGAVKPDGSAWVWGANDSGQLGDGRTYERWTFGPVAGCQPFSMVSGGHQQAAALAEDGTAWGWGYNLSGRLGTGLDETPASSPVRAGSLTNVVHLSEGTSHTTAIRSDGTVWWWGGYLQGYSYVPSQKAGLSDALQAASGADFSLVLKSDGTVWGWGNNGSGRLGDGTTTSTTTPVQVSGVTTAEDLAAGSAHGLARLEDGSVVAWGENTRGQIGDGTTTVRLTPVPVTGLPGPAAAVFAGGEVSFAVLEDGTLWGWGYNNKGMIGDGTTTTRTSPVLVGVGVVSVACSGTHTVALKDDGSVWAWGDNTGGKLGDGTTAQRLTPVQVAPPGTASAVGVGNGFSAYVEEDCAVGCTATVPRAGAPGASLTFQGGVAAAGCVGAPAYDWDFGDGSPHSLEPITDHAYVASGDYAWTLEVIQGGRTCLRRGNVTVAPCVLSCTATVPGQAPVQSPVSFAATAALNPFCDSGSLAYDWDFGDGSVHGTGASPSHTYTTAGTYTWTLTVSCSSITCIRTGSVAVVPPPGVTAMAKKANPFRFIATGTNLQNGIRVFINGSEWTNVSWKSTSKVVLKGGSALKAAVPKDTATEFVFQNPDGGTQTLTWQWP; from the coding sequence ATGCGCGCGACGGAGAGAATCCTGATAGCGGTATGCATTGGGGTGTTGGCAGGGATGGCTTTGTGGGCGGCGGGGCCCGTGCAGACGGCGGGCCGGGGCCTGTGGGGGGAACTGGGTGACGGCAGCCGCGTCTGCTCCCCCTTTCCGGTGCAGGCGAACCTGCCCCAGAATGCGCTGGCCTTATCTCCGGGGGAGACCCACACCCTGGCGCTCCTCGAGGATGGCACGGTGTGGGCCTGGGGGGATAACACATACGGACAGTTGGGCGACGGTACTACCTCGTACCGGCCCACGCCCGGCGCCGTGCACCTTCTCTCGGGCATCACAAAGGTCCGGGCCGGGAACTGTTGCTCCTTCGCCCTGGACCCGAATCACAATCTGTGGGCCTGGGGATACAACGGCAGTGGCTGCCTGGGCGACGGCACCACCACGCACCGCTACGAACCTGTACAGGTGACGGGCCTCACGGACGTCCGCCAGGTCAGCGCAGGATTCGACCATACCGTAGCCTTGGACGGCGCGGGAACGGTCTGGACGTGGGGGGGCAATGCTTACGGGTACTTGGGGGACGGCACGACCACCCAAAGGCCCTCCCCCGCCCCCGTCGCCGGGCTGGGTCCCGCCCTCGCCGTGGCGGCCCACCTGTATACCACGTACGCCGTCTTGCAGGATGGGACGGTCTGGGCCTGGGGGTACAACGTTTACGGGGCCCTGGGGGATGGGACGGGGACGAACCGCGCCACGCCCGTCCAAGTCACGGGTCTGACGGGGGTGACGGGAATCGCCTCGGCCTACCTGTCCGCCGCGGCCCTCAAGGCCGACGGAACGGTATGGACGTGGGGAATGATCGCAACCCGGAACGTGCCCGGTCAGGTTTCCGGCCTCCCCCCCATCGCCTCCATCGCGGGGGGCTACCTCTGCTTCTTGGCCCTGGAGGCCGATGGGACGGCCTGGGGGTGGGGAAACAACGGGTACGGCCAGCTCGGGCGCGGCACGACCACGTCCGGATTCACTCCGGCGCCGGCGTCGGCCCTCGGAACGGCCTCCTCCCTGGCGGCCTTTGGAAAGACCGTGGGGGCCGTGAAACCCGACGGGAGCGCCTGGGTCTGGGGCGCCAACGATTCCGGGCAGCTCGGGGACGGTAGGACCTACGAGAGGTGGACCTTCGGCCCCGTGGCGGGATGCCAGCCTTTCTCCATGGTTTCGGGAGGGCACCAGCAAGCGGCGGCCCTCGCCGAGGACGGGACCGCCTGGGGGTGGGGCTACAACCTGAGCGGCCGGCTGGGAACGGGCCTCGACGAGACCCCGGCCTCCTCGCCCGTCCGGGCGGGAAGCCTGACGAACGTGGTCCACCTGTCGGAGGGAACCTCGCACACGACGGCCATCCGGTCCGACGGAACGGTCTGGTGGTGGGGGGGGTACCTCCAAGGCTACTCCTATGTTCCCTCTCAGAAGGCCGGGTTGAGCGACGCGCTCCAGGCGGCCTCCGGGGCAGATTTCTCCCTGGTTCTAAAATCGGACGGCACCGTATGGGGGTGGGGCAACAACGGCTCGGGGCGCCTCGGAGATGGAACCACCACCTCCACGACGACGCCCGTCCAGGTGAGCGGCGTGACGACGGCGGAGGACCTGGCCGCGGGAAGCGCGCATGGTCTGGCGCGGCTCGAGGACGGCTCGGTCGTGGCCTGGGGGGAGAACACCCGGGGGCAAATCGGGGATGGAACGACCACCGTCCGCCTCACACCCGTGCCCGTGACGGGCCTGCCTGGGCCTGCGGCGGCGGTCTTCGCGGGGGGGGAGGTGAGCTTCGCGGTCCTGGAGGACGGCACCCTCTGGGGGTGGGGCTACAACAACAAGGGGATGATCGGGGACGGTACGACGACCACGCGGACGAGCCCGGTGCTCGTGGGTGTAGGCGTGGTCTCCGTGGCCTGTTCGGGGACCCACACGGTGGCCCTGAAAGACGACGGGAGCGTCTGGGCCTGGGGCGACAACACGGGAGGAAAACTGGGGGACGGGACCACCGCCCAGCGCCTGACTCCGGTTCAAGTGGCGCCACCGGGGACCGCCTCGGCCGTGGGCGTGGGCAATGGATTCAGCGCCTACGTGGAGGAGGACTGCGCCGTAGGATGCACGGCCACCGTGCCCCGAGCGGGCGCCCCTGGGGCCAGCCTGACCTTCCAGGGAGGTGTGGCCGCGGCGGGATGCGTGGGCGCGCCCGCCTACGACTGGGACTTCGGGGACGGGTCGCCTCACTCCCTCGAGCCGATCACCGATCATGCCTACGTGGCCTCCGGCGACTATGCCTGGACCCTGGAGGTGATCCAGGGTGGACGGACGTGCCTGAGGCGCGGAAACGTGACCGTTGCGCCCTGCGTCCTCTCCTGCACCGCCACCGTTCCCGGACAGGCCCCGGTTCAATCGCCCGTTTCGTTCGCGGCCACGGCGGCGCTCAACCCCTTCTGCGACTCGGGGAGCCTCGCCTACGACTGGGACTTCGGGGACGGATCCGTCCATGGGACGGGTGCGTCGCCGTCTCACACCTATACGACTGCGGGGACGTACACCTGGACCCTAACGGTGTCGTGCAGTTCAATCACCTGCATCCGGACCGGGTCCGTCGCGGTGGTTCCTCCGCCCGGCGTCACGGCCATGGCCAAGAAGGCGAATCCCTTCCGGTTCATCGCCACGGGAACGAACCTTCAGAACGGCATCCGCGTCTTCATCAACGGCAGCGAATGGACGAACGTATCGTGGAAGAGCACCTCCAAGGTCGTTCTCAAGGGCGGCTCGGCCCTCAAGGCGGCCGTCCCGAAGGACACCGCCACGGAATTCGTCTTTCAGAATCCCGACGGCGGCACCCAGACCCTCACCTGGCAGTGGCCGTAG